The Coffea arabica cultivar ET-39 chromosome 3c, Coffea Arabica ET-39 HiFi, whole genome shotgun sequence genome contains a region encoding:
- the LOC113734844 gene encoding serine/threonine-protein kinase-like protein ACR4, giving the protein MDILRHFLKDLVFLSAKIHIWKAESFVLVVIFLAVFLDSWGKVLSLGSMSSIAISYGESGPVFCGLKADGSHLVTCYGSNYAIMYGTPPHIPFQGLTAGNGFVCGLLSDSNQPYCWGSSNFVQMGVPQPIVKGSEYLEISAGDHHLCGLRKPLMGNQRNTSLVDCWGYNMTRNYVFDGQIQSISAGSEFNCGLFSQNRSVFCWGDETSSRVIRLIPKELRFQKVAAGGFHVCGILEGINSRVICWGRSLDFDKEISLQYSANLNVDLAPTDPMLSVVGGRFHACGIKSYDHGVVCWGYHVETSTPPPSGIKLFEIAAGDYFTCGILVETSLLPVCWGAGFPASLPVAVSPGLCKSRPCEPGFYAFNNVTAPCRSPGSRICFPCSGGCPAEMYLKAECSATSDRLCEYNCSSCISADCFSNCSKAASGKKHGKFWSFQLPVIVAEIAFAVFLVSVVSLTSMLYVRYRLRNCSCPGKSFKSKRSSGTGSFHTENGKVRPDLDELKIRRAKMFTYEELEKAAGGFKEESQVGKGSFSCVFKGVLKDGTVVAVKRAIMSSDMKKNSKEFHTELDLLSRLNHAHLLNLLGYCEEGGERLLVYEFMANGSLHQHLHGKNNAMKEQLDWVRRVTIAVQAARGIEYLHGYACPPVIHRDIKSSNILIDEEHNARVADFGLSLLGPANSSSPLAELPAGTLGYLDPEYYRLHYLTTKSDVYSFGVLLLEILSGRKAIDMQYEEGNVVEWAVPLIKAGDIQAILDPILKQPSDLEALRRIANIASKCVRMRGKERPSMDKVTTALERALALLMGSPSNEQPILPTEVVLGSSRMHKKSSQRSSNRSASETDVADTEDQRFEFRAPSWITFPSVTSSQRRKSSVSDADVEGKNLESRNLGNGTNPGDGLRCLEEEIGPASPQEQLFLQHNF; this is encoded by the coding sequence ATGGACATTTTGAGGCATTTTTTAAAGGATTTGGTATTCTTGTCTGCCAAGATTCACATCTGGAAAGCTGAATCTTTTGTACTGGTTGTAATATTCTTGGCTGTGTTTTTGGATTCATGGGGGAAAGTTTTGAGCTTGGGATCCATGTCTTCCATTGCCATTTCTTATGGGGAATCTGGCCCTGTTTTCTGTGGCCTAAAGGCAGATGGTTCACATCTCGTGACTTGCTATGGCTCTAACTATGCTATAATGTATGGAACTCCACCTCATATTCCTTTCCAAGGACTAACAGCAGGAAATGGATTTGTTTGTGGGCTTCTAAGTGACTCTAACCAACCGTATTGTTGGGGAAGTAGTAATTTTGTTCAGATGGGAGTGCCTCAGCCGATTGTCAAGGGGTCTGAGTACTTGGAGATAAGTGCAGGAGATCATCATTTGTGTGGCTTGAGGAAACCCTTGATGGGAAATCAGAGAAACACTTCACTGGTTGATTGTTGGGGTTACAACATGACTAGGAATTATGTTTTTGATGGGCAGATCCAGTCAATCTCTGCTGGTTCAGAGTTTAACTGTGGATTGTTTTCTCAAAACAGGAGTGTTTTCTGCTGGGGTGATGAGACAAGTAGCAGGGTGATTAGGCTGATTCCGAAAGAATTGAGGTTTCAGAAGGTTGCAGCCGGGGGTTTTCATGTGTGTGGGATCCTAGAGGGGATAAATTCTAGAGTTATTTGCTGGGGAAGAAGCTTAGACTTTGACAAAGAGATATCTCTCCAGTATTCTGCAAACCTAAATGTTGACTTGGCACCGACTGATCCAATGCTTTCTGTGGTTGGAGGAAGGTTTCATGCTTGCGGAATTAAAAGTTATGATCATGGGGTGGTTTGTTGGGGTTATCATGTTGAGACCAGCACTCCACCTCCTAGTGGTATCAAGCTTTTTGAGATTGCAGCTGGAGATTATTTCACTTGTGGGATTCTTGTGGAGACCTCTCTCTTACCTGTTTGCTGGGGTGCCGGTTTTCCTGCATCTCTGCCTGTAGCTGTCTCTCCTGGATTATGCAAATCTAGACCTTGTGAACCTGGTTTCTATGCATTTAATAATGTAACTGCACCTTGTAGGTCTCCAGGTTCTCGCATATGCTTCCCCTGCAGCGGCGGCTGCCCTGCTGAAATGTACCTAAAAGCGGAATGCTCTGCAACGTCTGACAGATTGTGTGAATACAACTGCTCAAGCTGCATTAGCGCTGACTGCTTCTCAAATTGTTCAAAGGCTGCTTCAGGAAAGAAACATGGGAAGTTTTGGTCCTTCCAGCTTCCAGTCATAGTTGCAGAGATTGCTTTTGCAGTCTTCTTGGTCAGTGTCGTCTCCCTCACTTCAATGTTATATGTTCGGTACAGGTTAAGGAACTGTAGCTGCCCAGGGAAAAGCTTCAAATCCAAGAGGAGTAGTGGAACTGGTTCTTTTCACACTGAGAATGGTAAAGTTAGGCCTGACCTGGATGAACTTAAGATAAGAAGAGCAAAAATGTTTACTTATGAGGAACTTGAGAAAGCCGCTGGGGGTTTCAAAGAAGAATCACAGGTTGGAAAGGGAAGCTTTTCGTGTGTCTTCAAGGGGGTCTTGAAGGATGGGACAGTTGTTGCAGTTAAGAGGGCTATTATGTCTTCTGACATGAAGAAGAATTCAAAAGAGTTCCATACTGAGTTAGACTTACTTTCTAGACTGAATCATGCTCATTTGCTCAATTTGCTCGGTTATTGTGAAGAAGGTGGAGAAAGGCTTCTGGTATATGAGTTCATGGCTAATGGATCACTACATCAACATCTCCATGGGAAGAACAATGCGATGAAGGAGCAGTTGGATTGGGTAAGGAGAGTTACCATTGCTGTTCAAGCTGCTCGGGGGATTGAATACTTGCATGGTTATGCTTGCCCTCCTGTTATTCACCGCGACATAAAGTCCTCAAACATCCTTATAGACGAAGAACACAACGCCAGAGTTGCTGATTTTGGTCTGTCTTTGCTAGGACCTGCTAATAGTAGTTCACCATTGGCTGAGCTACCTGCAGGAACTCTTGGCTATCTTGATCCCGAGTACTATAGACTTCACTACCTCACTACCAAATCCGATGTTTATAGCTTTGGTGTTTTGCTACTGGAGATTCTCAGTGGACGAAAAGCAATAGATATGCAATATGAAGAAGGGAATGTAGTTGAATGGGCAGTTCCTTTGATCAAGGCAGGAGATATACAAGCAATCTTAGATCCAATTCTGAAACAACCATCTGATCTTGAAGCTCTAAGGAGGATTGCAAATATAGCAAGCAAATGTGTAAGAATGAGAGGCAAAGAAAGGCCATCAATGGACAAGGTGACTACTGCTCTGGAGCGCGCTCTTGCACTCCTCATGGGTAGTCCAAGCAATGAGCAGCCCATCTTGCCTACCGAGGTAGTCTTGGGAAGCAGCAGAATGCACAAGAAATCCTCTCAAAGATCTTCAAACCGTTCAGCGTCTGAAACAGATGTAGCAGACACAGAGGATCAAAGATTTGAATTCAGAGCTCCTTCATGGATAACTTTTCCTAGTGTAACATCTTCACAGAGGAGAAAGTCCTCGGTCTCTGATGCAGATGTTGAAGGGAAGAACTTGGAATCCAGAAATTTGGGAAATGGCACAAATCCTGGAGATGGTTTAAGATGTTTGGAAGAAGAGATTGGTCCAGCTTCCCCTCAAGAACAATTGTTCTTGCAGCACAATTTCTAA